In Populus alba chromosome 1, ASM523922v2, whole genome shotgun sequence, a single window of DNA contains:
- the LOC118042473 gene encoding alcohol dehydrogenase-like 3, whose product MLLQARRVLTQTLPRYNSKSPQTFVELLGSTHGLHDNVTKSKLFNPNETSGKVITCNAAIIRGPKQPFLMETIRVDPPKKMEVRIKILYTSICQTDLSAWKGENEAQQAFPRILGHEAVGLVESVGEGVTDVKAGDHVIPIFNGECGHCSYCKTKTSNLCQTYRVNPFKSVMEHDGKCRFSTKDGEPIFHFLNTSTFTEYTVLDSACVVKIDPNAPLKKMTLLSCGISTGMGAAWNTANVQPGSSVAIFGLGTVGLAASEGARARGASKIIGVDTNPEKFNKAKAMGMAGFVNPKDGSKPVHQRIREMTGGGVDYSIECVGDLKLLREAFLSTHDGWGKTVMVGIYPTPEMLPLHPMELFDGRSIIGTIFGDFKGKSQLPELAEACMNGVVNLDGFITHELLFEKINDAFKLLSDGKALRCLLHV is encoded by the exons ATGCTACTGCAAGCAAGAAGAGTACTGACACAAACTCTGCCTagatataactcaaaatcaccTCAAACCTTTGTTGAGTTACTAGGATCGACGCATGGCTTGCACGATAATGTGACGAAAAGTAAGTTGTTCAATCCAAATGAGACGTCAGGAAAGGTCATCACTTGCAATG CTGCCATTATCCGTGGCCCGAAACAACCTTTTCTTATGGAAACGATTCGAGTCGATCCCCCAAAGAAGATGGAGGTCAGAATCAAGATCCTCTACACTTCAATCTGTCAAACCGATCTAAGCGCTTGGAAAGGCGAG AATGAAGCTCAGCAAGCGTTTCCACGAATTCTAGGACATGAAGCTGTTGG CCTCGTTGAGAGTGTAGGTGAAGGTGTCACAGACGTGAAAGCAGGTGACCATGTGATTCCAATCTTCAATGGAGAATGTGGCCATTGCTCCTACTGCAAAACTAAGACTAGTAATCTCTGCCAAACTTATCGCGTGAACCCATTCAAGAGTGTGATGGAACATGATGGAAAGTGTAGGTTCTCAACCAAGGATGGAGAACCCATATTCCATTTTCTCAACACATCAACTTTCACTGAGTATACTGTGCTTGATTCTGCCTGTGTTGTCAAGATTGATCCTAATGCTCCCCTCAAGAAGATGACCTTGTTAAGCTGTGGCATCTCTACTG GAATGGGAGCTGCATGGAACACTGCCAATGTACAACCTGGATCAAGTGTAGCAATTTTCGGTTTGGGGACGGTGGGACTTGCT GCTTCAGAAGGAGCACGAGCCAGAGGAGCATCTAAAATAATAGGTGTTGATACCAACCCAGAAAAGTTCAATAAAG CCAAAGCAATGGGAATGGCTGGCTTCGTAAACCCAAAAGACGGTTCAAAGCCAGTGCACCAG AGAATCAGGGAAATGACTGGTGGCGGTGTAGATTACAGCATTGAGTGTGTAGGGGATCTTAAGCTTCTCCGAGAGGCTTTCTTGTCCACTCATGAT GGCTGGGGAAAGACAGTGATGGTAGGAATTTATCCAACCCCAGAAATGTTGCCTCTCCATCCAATGGAGTTGTTTGATGGTCGGAGCATCATCGGTACAATCTTTGGCGACTTCAAGGGGAAGAGCCAACTGCCTGAGCTTGCCGAAGCCTGCATGAATGGG GTTGTGAATCTAGATGGGTTCATCACGCATGAGCTTCTGTTCGAGAAGATAAACGACGCATTCAAGCTGCTCAGTGATGGGAAGGCATTGAGATGTCTTCTGCACGTTTGA